The following coding sequences lie in one Deltaproteobacteria bacterium genomic window:
- a CDS encoding PAS domain S-box protein: MNQDHPQNTSQFISPFRDWKIRGKLTGVTLFLVLFPLLIIVYLSLDRFNEALKKTSEEEMEHLVRNIYAMCEAQQEIRLTKAVSDLDKEKGFSILKKAIGQFKLRGTGYAYAIDTHGILRVHPAKEGENILDSTDSSGFKYIRTMIKEALLLKNEQVGTIRYPWMNPELGETKPRQKLTKFIYFKPWDWIIVAGAYEEEIYHSLYETERFILLVVLVSLVMAFALTIFLARVLTRPILSLTEVTTRMAAGDLSQRVRVHGSDEIGILGDSFNRMAAQIQNYTTDLERVIEVRTRDLMDSKEKYRNLSQFLKSILESATQYAIIAMDINGFIIEFNKGAEKIFAWKKEEVLNKKHISITLPPEIAGGGIDKVLFRESRVDGLSEQEMDRVQKDGHRFPAHSSVTAISDSGGEIKGYVEIVRNITLRKALERELRGTKQFLENIMESSADGIVTTDLRGKITYLNRAMEEMLKYQRSELLEKHISTLYVRGIQEAWDIMNLLGVDDRINNYEMQVKSRSGEVLTILTSNSLLRDEEGKVIGTAGIFKNITEQKRLEAKLKETQFYLIEASKMRALGELVAGVAHELNNPLMASQTIFHVIMKNLHPECPNRDRLEIIGRCNDRIEKIVNHLREFSRQTESDFQDLDINQPVENALILTGQQLLNHNITIIKRLSDTLPHIRGDSNQLEQVFLNLISNARDAMETVMGPKELTIRSYLSEEDDPPSVAVTVTDTGEGIPEEILGKVFEPFFSTKQVGKGTGLGLSLCFGIVEAHGGRLGIKSQPGVGTEVKILLPLARSV; encoded by the coding sequence ATGAACCAAGACCATCCCCAAAATACCAGCCAGTTCATCAGTCCCTTCCGGGACTGGAAGATTCGCGGAAAACTCACCGGTGTGACCCTCTTTCTGGTCCTGTTCCCCCTATTGATTATTGTCTACCTAAGCCTGGACCGGTTTAATGAGGCCCTCAAAAAAACCAGCGAAGAAGAAATGGAACATCTGGTCAGGAACATCTATGCCATGTGTGAGGCTCAGCAGGAAATAAGGCTGACCAAAGCGGTTTCGGACCTGGATAAGGAAAAGGGGTTCAGTATCTTAAAGAAGGCGATCGGCCAGTTTAAACTAAGGGGCACCGGGTATGCCTATGCCATAGATACCCACGGGATCCTCCGGGTCCACCCGGCCAAAGAAGGGGAAAACATCCTTGATTCGACCGATTCAAGTGGATTCAAATATATACGCACGATGATCAAAGAGGCCTTACTCCTAAAAAACGAACAGGTTGGGACGATCCGTTATCCCTGGATGAATCCGGAATTAGGAGAAACCAAACCCAGGCAGAAGCTTACTAAGTTTATCTATTTCAAACCCTGGGATTGGATCATCGTAGCCGGCGCCTATGAAGAAGAGATCTATCATTCCCTTTATGAAACCGAAAGGTTTATCCTTCTGGTGGTTTTAGTAAGCCTGGTTATGGCCTTCGCACTGACCATCTTCCTGGCCAGGGTCTTGACCAGGCCGATCTTGAGTCTTACGGAGGTTACCACCCGGATGGCGGCCGGAGACCTTTCCCAGAGAGTCCGAGTGCACGGATCGGATGAGATTGGTATCCTGGGAGATTCCTTCAACCGGATGGCCGCCCAAATCCAGAACTATACGACGGATCTGGAAAGAGTGATCGAGGTCAGGACCCGGGACCTCATGGATTCCAAGGAGAAATACCGCAATCTGTCCCAATTTTTAAAGAGCATCCTGGAAAGTGCTACCCAATATGCCATTATAGCCATGGATATCAACGGGTTCATCATCGAATTTAATAAAGGGGCCGAAAAAATTTTCGCCTGGAAGAAAGAGGAGGTCCTCAATAAAAAACATATTTCCATTACCCTTCCCCCTGAGATTGCCGGAGGCGGGATCGATAAGGTGCTTTTTCGGGAGAGCCGGGTCGACGGTCTCAGCGAACAGGAGATGGATCGGGTTCAGAAAGACGGCCATCGCTTCCCAGCCCATTCATCGGTTACAGCCATTTCCGACTCCGGAGGGGAGATAAAAGGGTATGTGGAAATTGTTCGTAATATCACTCTGAGAAAGGCATTGGAAAGGGAACTCCGGGGGACCAAACAATTTTTGGAAAACATCATGGAGAGTTCTGCCGATGGGATTGTAACAACCGATCTGAGGGGAAAAATAACCTATCTGAATCGGGCTATGGAAGAAATGCTGAAATACCAGAGGTCGGAACTGTTAGAAAAGCACATCTCGACTCTGTATGTCCGGGGCATTCAAGAGGCTTGGGATATCATGAACCTTCTCGGGGTAGATGATAGAATCAATAATTATGAAATGCAGGTCAAGAGCCGAAGTGGAGAGGTTTTGACCATTCTGACCTCCAATTCTCTGCTCCGCGATGAAGAGGGAAAGGTTATCGGCACGGCCGGGATATTTAAAAACATCACCGAGCAAAAACGCTTAGAGGCCAAGCTTAAAGAAACCCAATTTTACCTGATCGAGGCCTCGAAAATGAGGGCCCTTGGAGAGTTGGTGGCCGGGGTGGCCCATGAATTGAATAACCCTCTTATGGCCTCTCAGACCATCTTCCATGTAATCATGAAAAATCTTCACCCGGAATGTCCGAACCGGGATCGTTTGGAAATCATCGGCCGGTGCAATGACCGGATCGAGAAAATCGTTAATCACCTCAGGGAGTTTTCCCGGCAGACCGAATCCGATTTTCAAGACCTGGACATCAACCAGCCTGTCGAGAATGCCTTGATTCTCACCGGCCAGCAGCTCCTCAACCATAATATCACCATTATCAAGAGATTATCAGACACCCTGCCCCATATCAGGGGCGATTCCAATCAACTGGAACAGGTTTTTCTCAATCTGATTTCCAATGCCCGGGATGCCATGGAGACCGTTATGGGACCAAAGGAGTTAACTATTCGTTCTTACCTGAGTGAAGAGGATGATCCTCCCTCTGTGGCTGTTACGGTTACGGATACAGGAGAGGGAATCCCTGAGGAAATCCTGGGAAAGGTCTTTGAGCCCTTTTTCAGCACCAAACAAGTGGGCAAGGGCACTGGCTTGGGCCTCTCTCTTTGTTTTGGTATTGTCGAGGCCCATGGAGGAAGGCTGGGAATCAAGAGTCAGCCCGGTGTCGGGACCGAAGTCAAAATACTTCTCCCCCTTGCC
- a CDS encoding two-component sensor histidine kinase: protein MDGRDGTMKDTTPKEGHYARLFRKFIFLILVGSLIPHLLVGWGIYLYFSNFSDSRLKESFHRQVEDHRKIVELFLQERTTNLQLIAQTHSLDYLRKPENLHSVFSALNQRGRAFIDLGVIDRQGKHLSYIGPYPLMDKAYSQTFWFKEVMKKGVFISDMFMGFRNTPHFIIAFLRQEGNQRWILRASIDTEYFRSLVEKVKIGTTGEAVLINQSGLFQTSPRFTGTIMGKAPLSMGVFHQDSGIEIMSGPDGSPQAPRPRQIVAYAWLKDPRWLLVIKQDYSEAFSAVNRANWATLIFLFFSSLGILVITIVITYFIIKMIRKRDDTTRQLNDQLLQASKLASIGELSAKVAHELNSPLGGILIYANLLLEDTPPEDPKQNDLKEIINQALRCKDIVKDLLEFSRQSNHRRLPCSLNQSIRQAVDLLSKQALFNSPLFLGPIVQPDIEVVQEVDPDLPLITADPNRLNQILVNLIINAVDAMEGKGTLTLRTFQRPLEKKVVLEVSDTGMGIPEENLSRIFDPFFTTKEVGKGTGLGLSTVYGIVRQHGGTIEVQSTVGKGTTFILTFPFEDLKSFEVSSE, encoded by the coding sequence ATGGATGGAAGGGATGGCACCATGAAAGACACCACTCCAAAGGAAGGGCATTATGCCAGGCTTTTCCGTAAATTCATTTTTTTGATTCTGGTCGGCTCTTTGATTCCCCATCTTTTGGTTGGATGGGGAATTTACCTTTATTTTTCAAACTTTTCAGACAGTCGCTTGAAGGAGTCCTTCCATAGACAGGTTGAGGACCACCGAAAGATTGTCGAGTTGTTTTTACAGGAAAGGACTACCAATCTTCAGTTGATAGCCCAGACCCACTCTCTGGACTATTTGCGGAAGCCGGAAAATCTACATTCGGTTTTTAGCGCCCTCAATCAGCGAGGTCGAGCCTTCATCGATTTAGGCGTGATCGACCGGCAAGGTAAGCATCTTTCCTATATCGGACCCTATCCATTGATGGATAAAGCATATTCTCAAACCTTCTGGTTCAAGGAGGTGATGAAAAAGGGCGTTTTTATCAGCGACATGTTTATGGGATTTCGTAATACCCCTCATTTCATCATCGCCTTTTTGAGACAGGAGGGGAACCAGCGGTGGATTTTAAGGGCCAGTATCGACACGGAGTACTTTCGGTCTTTGGTTGAAAAGGTCAAAATCGGTACCACCGGCGAGGCCGTTTTGATCAATCAGTCGGGCCTTTTTCAAACCAGTCCTCGCTTCACAGGCACCATCATGGGAAAGGCTCCGCTGTCTATGGGGGTGTTTCATCAAGACAGTGGGATTGAGATCATGAGCGGGCCTGACGGAAGTCCCCAGGCCCCCCGGCCTCGACAGATCGTCGCTTATGCCTGGCTCAAAGATCCTCGTTGGCTCCTGGTGATAAAACAGGATTACTCCGAAGCCTTCAGCGCGGTCAATCGGGCCAACTGGGCGACTTTGATTTTTCTTTTTTTCAGCAGCCTTGGCATCCTCGTCATCACCATCGTCATCACCTATTTTATAATCAAGATGATCCGGAAGCGGGACGATACAACCCGTCAGCTCAACGATCAACTGCTGCAGGCCAGTAAGCTGGCCTCCATAGGGGAACTTTCGGCCAAAGTGGCTCATGAGCTGAATAGCCCGCTGGGAGGGATTTTGATCTATGCCAACCTCTTGTTGGAAGATACCCCCCCGGAAGATCCCAAGCAAAATGATTTGAAAGAAATCATTAACCAGGCTTTGCGTTGTAAAGATATTGTCAAGGATTTATTGGAATTCAGCCGCCAGTCCAATCATCGCCGTCTTCCTTGCAGTCTCAATCAGTCGATCCGGCAGGCTGTTGACCTCCTGAGCAAGCAGGCCCTATTTAATAGTCCCCTGTTCCTGGGCCCCATCGTCCAGCCCGATATTGAGGTGGTCCAGGAGGTTGACCCTGATCTGCCTTTAATCACCGCCGATCCCAACAGACTGAATCAGATACTGGTCAATCTGATTATTAATGCCGTGGATGCCATGGAGGGGAAGGGGACTTTGACTCTGCGCACTTTTCAACGGCCTTTAGAAAAAAAGGTGGTCCTGGAAGTCAGCGATACCGGCATGGGAATCCCTGAAGAAAACCTGTCCAGGATTTTTGATCCTTTTTTTACCACAAAGGAAGTCGGTAAAGGTACGGGATTGGGGTTGAGCACCGTATACGGCATTGTCCGGCAACACGGGGGGACTATCGAGGTCCAAAGTACAGTCGGAAAAGGGACTACTTTTATCCTGACCTTTCCTTTTGAGGATCTTAAATCCTTTGAGGTTTCATCCGAATGA
- a CDS encoding radical SAM protein, whose product MEPAYFKLWESGELRERTQMAWGGLASCCLCPRNCRIDRLQGTTGFCRQGSRAKVARALPHFGEEPPLSGNHGAGTVFFSGCALRCLYCQNYQISQEGFGKELSPEELAQIFLDLQNQGCHNLDLVSPTPHLPFIFSALEFAIPLGFRLPLIYNTHGYLSQNTLDLLEGIVDIYLPDMKYGDHRNAALLSQVNDYPLLNRAAVKKMFRQVGPLQTDEEGMACRGLLVRHLILPGHRADSRDVLKALADLSREIPLSLMAQYCPCFKAGQVPAIDRPLHPHEYREIMDLAQQLEFEEVFIQEMESADLYYPDFTREHPFL is encoded by the coding sequence ATGGAACCTGCGTACTTTAAACTTTGGGAATCCGGAGAACTCCGGGAAAGGACCCAAATGGCCTGGGGGGGGTTGGCCTCCTGTTGCCTCTGTCCTCGCAATTGCCGGATTGATCGACTCCAGGGGACGACCGGATTTTGCAGGCAGGGTTCAAGGGCCAAAGTGGCCCGGGCCCTGCCCCATTTTGGGGAGGAACCACCCCTTTCCGGAAACCATGGGGCAGGTACGGTCTTTTTTTCAGGTTGTGCCTTACGATGTCTGTATTGTCAGAACTATCAAATCAGTCAGGAAGGCTTCGGAAAAGAATTAAGCCCGGAAGAACTGGCCCAAATCTTTTTGGATTTGCAGAATCAAGGGTGTCACAACCTCGATCTGGTTTCCCCCACTCCCCACCTGCCTTTTATTTTTTCCGCTCTGGAATTCGCTATTCCTCTCGGTTTTCGTTTGCCCCTGATCTATAACACCCATGGATATCTTTCCCAAAACACCCTGGATCTGTTAGAAGGGATCGTAGACATCTATTTGCCGGATATGAAATATGGAGATCATAGAAACGCCGCCCTGTTATCCCAGGTGAATGACTATCCCTTGCTTAACCGGGCGGCTGTCAAGAAAATGTTCCGGCAGGTCGGGCCGTTACAAACCGACGAAGAGGGAATGGCCTGCCGGGGCCTTTTAGTGCGCCATCTGATCTTACCGGGGCACAGGGCCGACAGCCGTGATGTTCTTAAAGCCCTGGCCGATCTTTCCCGGGAAATCCCCCTCAGCCTCATGGCCCAGTATTGTCCCTGTTTTAAGGCCGGACAGGTTCCGGCTATCGATCGACCCTTACACCCCCATGAATATCGGGAAATAATGGACTTGGCCCAACAGTTGGAATTTGAGGAGGTCTTTATCCAGGAAATGGAAAGCGCCGATCTCTATTATCCGGACTTTACCCGGGAACATCCCTTTCTTTAA
- a CDS encoding J domain-containing protein → MKIKNPFEVLGIAPTLVRALEGTELFSLVKSSYRALQLIYHPDRSPLNDQVLKLQKTQKVAELNLAFEKLDYDRDPASLDHYRNLYVRRVGDGWKKTIRQLNREIQELKSSHESLSQGYLRHLLEACFPDQSDPALNSICLFNLKNRRFGLQDIAINHNVRSMTWDLGTNYKEIKFDAEGRMFYKLPCRKRFIQVNFIKLLGTVGKDKVDLIPLLDRVVPQEHLVQQEKMKKIYPENPKCFDVLNSLSVDEFRKYCLPFLKPDLAEGAFLFSLHRNACQENRINLEGLIIRVHPGKEAQS, encoded by the coding sequence ATGAAGATCAAAAACCCTTTTGAAGTTTTGGGAATTGCTCCAACCCTGGTCCGGGCCTTGGAGGGAACGGAATTGTTTTCCCTGGTCAAATCTTCCTACCGGGCACTGCAATTAATTTATCACCCGGACCGCTCTCCTTTGAATGACCAGGTCCTAAAACTCCAAAAAACCCAAAAAGTGGCTGAACTTAACCTGGCCTTCGAAAAATTAGATTATGATCGGGACCCGGCCTCCCTGGATCATTACCGGAACTTGTATGTCCGCAGGGTGGGCGATGGCTGGAAAAAAACCATACGTCAATTGAATCGGGAAATCCAGGAACTGAAATCAAGCCACGAGTCCCTTTCCCAAGGATATCTTCGGCATTTATTAGAAGCCTGTTTCCCGGATCAATCAGACCCGGCCCTGAATTCGATCTGTCTCTTTAACCTGAAAAATCGGCGATTCGGTCTACAGGACATCGCCATTAATCATAATGTCCGCTCCATGACCTGGGACCTGGGAACCAATTATAAGGAAATCAAATTTGATGCCGAAGGGCGGATGTTTTATAAACTTCCCTGCCGTAAACGATTTATTCAAGTCAATTTTATCAAACTCCTGGGAACCGTCGGGAAAGATAAAGTGGACCTGATCCCCTTGCTGGATCGGGTGGTTCCACAGGAGCATCTGGTTCAACAGGAAAAAATGAAAAAAATATACCCGGAAAACCCAAAATGTTTTGATGTCCTGAACAGTTTATCCGTCGATGAATTCCGCAAATACTGTCTGCCTTTTTTGAAACCGGACCTGGCCGAAGGGGCTTTTCTGTTTTCCCTCCACCGAAATGCCTGTCAAGAGAATCGCATCAATTTGGAAGGGCTGATCATACGGGTCCATCCGGGAAAAGAAGCTCAAAGCTGA
- a CDS encoding cytidylate kinase family protein — MAIITISRGTFSGGNALAECLADRLDYPRLGREEAILKAEKEYGVSVDKLTAAVKNPPSIWQQTIGPRVAYLKCLTAAIMEHARDGNLVYHGYAGHLLLTGIPQLLRLRVIAGSEFRIQSAMKQMNLNRNEAAEYIEKVDKERSKWTYFLYGLEWQDPVLYDWVINLEHISIENACDVIVYRINLDDFKTTPESQKAFEDALLSSRVWASLAKDVRTRVASIQVDSDSGIVTLSGSLGSQKTLDAILQTATLVPGVKSIVNRMGIGSDWYW, encoded by the coding sequence ATGGCGATAATTACCATTTCACGGGGAACTTTCAGCGGTGGCAATGCCCTTGCGGAGTGTCTTGCCGATCGACTGGATTATCCAAGGCTTGGACGTGAAGAAGCGATATTAAAAGCAGAAAAGGAATATGGAGTCAGTGTGGACAAACTTACCGCAGCCGTTAAGAATCCGCCTTCCATCTGGCAACAGACGATCGGTCCGCGTGTTGCTTACCTGAAATGCTTGACGGCAGCGATTATGGAGCATGCCAGGGACGGGAACCTGGTCTATCATGGGTATGCCGGTCATTTGCTCCTGACCGGGATCCCACAGCTACTCCGATTACGGGTTATCGCGGGTAGTGAATTCCGAATCCAGTCGGCTATGAAGCAGATGAACCTCAACCGAAATGAAGCGGCCGAATACATCGAAAAAGTTGACAAAGAGCGGAGCAAATGGACTTATTTCCTGTATGGCCTGGAATGGCAGGACCCCGTCCTTTATGACTGGGTGATAAATCTTGAACATATCAGCATTGAAAATGCCTGTGATGTTATTGTCTACAGGATTAATCTTGATGATTTTAAAACCACCCCTGAATCACAAAAGGCCTTCGAGGATGCCTTACTCAGCAGCCGGGTTTGGGCCTCCCTGGCAAAAGACGTTCGAACCAGAGTCGCGTCAATTCAGGTCGATTCTGATTCAGGGATCGTAACCTTAAGCGGGAGCCTTGGGTCTCAAAAAACCCTGGACGCCATCCTTCAGACGGCGACCCTGGTGCCGGGAGTTAAATCGATAGTAAACCGTATGGGCATAGGGTCAGACTGGTACTGGTAG
- a CDS encoding FAD-binding protein, with protein MNKEIYKALEKIVGPRHITARDTDRQCYAYDATQIQARPDAVVFPGTTREIAEILKLANRYKFPVVPRGAGSGMSGGSVPIQGGVVLVLLRLNRIKEIDLQNFLAVVEPGVITRDLQQSVEAKGLFYPPDPSSSHFSTLGGNLAECAGGGRAVKYGVTRDYVLGLEVVLPTGEVLKTGVRTFKGVVGYDLTRLMVGSEGTLGIITEIILKLIPLPEARQTILAFFDQMALAARTVVEILQARILPSILEFMDHSSIISVEEYLHLGLPSEAQALLLIEVDGDLESTARQGETIQRICKQIGATGIKRAATAQEAEELWKARRAISPAIFRLRPNKINEDIVVPRNKIPEAIERFEEIGRRFEFLIISFGHAGDGNIHVNVMYDGKNPGERERAQKAAGEIFKVVISLGGTLSGEHGIGVTKAPFLTLELDPLSLTLMKKIKDLLDPNQILNPGKIFP; from the coding sequence ATGAACAAAGAAATCTACAAAGCCCTTGAAAAAATAGTCGGTCCCCGGCACATCACCGCCCGGGACACCGACCGGCAGTGCTATGCTTATGATGCGACCCAGATCCAGGCCCGGCCTGATGCCGTAGTTTTTCCGGGAACCACCCGGGAAATTGCGGAAATCCTGAAACTGGCCAACAGATATAAGTTTCCGGTGGTCCCCCGCGGGGCCGGTTCGGGCATGAGCGGCGGGTCGGTCCCTATCCAGGGAGGGGTAGTCCTGGTTTTATTGCGTTTAAATCGGATCAAAGAAATCGATCTTCAAAATTTTCTTGCCGTGGTTGAACCGGGGGTCATCACCCGGGACCTGCAACAATCGGTCGAGGCAAAAGGTCTTTTCTATCCTCCGGACCCGTCCTCTTCCCATTTCTCCACCCTGGGGGGAAACCTCGCCGAATGTGCCGGGGGAGGAAGGGCCGTGAAATACGGCGTTACCCGTGATTATGTCCTGGGTCTGGAGGTTGTCCTGCCAACCGGAGAGGTTTTAAAAACCGGGGTCCGTACTTTTAAAGGGGTGGTCGGTTATGACCTGACCCGATTGATGGTCGGTTCCGAAGGGACCCTCGGGATTATCACAGAAATAATCCTGAAATTGATCCCTTTGCCTGAGGCCAGGCAAACCATTCTGGCCTTTTTCGATCAAATGGCCCTGGCCGCCCGAACCGTGGTGGAAATCCTCCAGGCCAGGATCCTGCCGTCGATTCTTGAATTCATGGATCATTCTTCGATTATCAGTGTCGAGGAATATCTCCACCTGGGGTTGCCCAGCGAAGCCCAGGCCCTTCTTTTGATTGAAGTGGACGGCGACCTGGAATCAACGGCCCGACAGGGAGAAACCATTCAGCGGATCTGTAAGCAGATCGGGGCTACCGGCATAAAAAGGGCCGCCACGGCCCAGGAAGCGGAAGAGTTATGGAAAGCCCGAAGGGCCATTTCACCGGCGATTTTCCGTTTGCGCCCCAATAAGATCAATGAGGATATCGTTGTTCCCCGGAACAAGATCCCGGAAGCCATCGAGCGTTTTGAGGAGATCGGCCGTCGGTTTGAATTTTTAATCATCAGTTTCGGCCATGCCGGCGATGGCAATATCCACGTGAACGTCATGTATGACGGGAAAAACCCAGGGGAACGGGAAAGGGCTCAAAAGGCCGCCGGCGAAATATTCAAAGTGGTTATTTCCCTGGGAGGCACCCTCTCAGGAGAGCACGGGATCGGAGTAACCAAAGCCCCCTTCCTGACACTGGAATTGGACCCTTTGTCCCTGACCCTCATGAAAAAGATCAAAGACCTCCTGGACCCCAATCAGATCCTTAACCCGGGGAAAATATTTCCTTAG
- a CDS encoding CoA transferase subunit A — protein sequence MSSLKSKIMPLSEAIARFVKPGQSIALGTSLEGLIPFAAGHEIIRQGIRDLTLIGPISDMLFDQLIGGGCVSRIRAAWVGNVSTGIGYHFRRAVEQGIPYTITMENHSNFSMALSLHAGALNVPFLPARTLLGSDIIKDNPHFKCAPCPFTGEPLLLVQAIVPDLAIIQVQRSDPFGNAHLWGNMGVSADAARASREVIIITEEIVDPQVIRSDPNRTVIPGFIVTAVVEEPWGAHPSAVQGYYGHDDPVYVEYARETKTPESSREWFQKWIFGVKDRPGYLTRISEDRLKALRVQNPAPAARTEFGY from the coding sequence ATGTCGTCCTTGAAATCGAAAATCATGCCTTTATCGGAAGCGATTGCCCGTTTTGTAAAGCCAGGCCAATCGATTGCCCTGGGAACCTCTTTGGAGGGATTGATCCCCTTTGCCGCCGGACACGAGATCATCCGTCAAGGTATCCGGGATCTGACCCTCATCGGCCCGATTTCGGATATGCTCTTTGATCAACTTATTGGCGGGGGTTGTGTCTCCAGGATACGGGCGGCCTGGGTGGGCAATGTTAGTACCGGAATCGGGTATCATTTCCGAAGGGCCGTTGAACAGGGGATCCCATATACGATAACTATGGAAAATCATTCAAACTTTTCCATGGCCCTGAGTTTACACGCCGGGGCCTTAAATGTCCCTTTTCTTCCGGCCCGAACCCTCCTGGGATCGGATATCATCAAAGACAACCCCCATTTTAAATGCGCCCCCTGCCCTTTTACCGGGGAGCCGCTGCTCCTGGTTCAGGCCATAGTGCCGGATCTGGCCATCATCCAGGTCCAGAGAAGCGACCCTTTTGGAAATGCCCACCTGTGGGGAAATATGGGGGTCAGCGCCGATGCCGCCAGGGCCAGCCGGGAGGTTATTATCATTACCGAAGAAATCGTCGACCCTCAAGTAATCCGGAGCGATCCCAATCGGACCGTCATTCCGGGATTTATCGTTACCGCCGTGGTGGAAGAACCGTGGGGTGCCCATCCTTCAGCCGTTCAAGGTTACTACGGCCATGATGACCCGGTTTATGTAGAGTACGCCCGGGAAACTAAGACCCCGGAATCGAGCCGGGAATGGTTTCAAAAGTGGATCTTCGGGGTCAAGGATAGACCGGGATACCTGACCCGGATTTCGGAAGACCGGTTAAAGGCCTTGAGGGTCCAAAACCCGGCCCCGGCGGCCAGAACGGAATTCGGATATTAA
- a CDS encoding acyl-CoA dehydrogenase family protein, with product MYLHLKAAQKEVQEKVRALVAAEITPWAGEIDARDEFPQTSYEAFIKSGLLKLSLPAEFGGIEADATTLCLVVEEISKVSPASALLVFPTNAVVRTIREVGTADQMERFFTDMAKGDKLCGFCLTEPNYGSDAGSIQTKAVLEGDHYIINGSKSFITLGPHAHYYLVFLRTGPGKRTGGISALIVPRDAPGLSFGKKEKKMGLGGSVTSEMFFQNARVPKENLLLHEGEGWRVLSRHANVMRVWGAASLALGIAEGAYEAALTFAQVRTQFKRLIASFQAVRFMLADMKMAIEATKSLIFRTAAIIDSREGTFRDIETLVSMCKCYASDMAMKVTIDAVQIFGGAGYLKGSPVERMMRDAKAVQIFDGSNQIQRMIVSKNIILD from the coding sequence ATGTACCTGCATCTCAAAGCCGCTCAAAAAGAGGTACAGGAAAAAGTTCGGGCCTTGGTGGCCGCTGAGATAACCCCGTGGGCCGGGGAAATTGACGCCAGGGATGAATTTCCTCAAACGAGTTATGAGGCTTTTATAAAGTCCGGCCTCTTAAAACTGTCGTTGCCTGCTGAATTCGGGGGGATAGAGGCTGATGCGACAACGCTCTGTCTGGTGGTCGAAGAGATCTCCAAAGTCTCGCCGGCCTCGGCCCTGCTGGTTTTTCCCACCAATGCCGTGGTCCGGACCATCCGGGAGGTCGGTACAGCGGATCAGATGGAGCGGTTTTTCACCGATATGGCTAAAGGGGATAAACTCTGCGGTTTTTGCCTGACCGAACCGAACTATGGTTCGGATGCCGGCTCCATACAAACCAAGGCTGTTTTGGAAGGAGATCATTATATCATCAATGGGTCCAAGTCGTTTATTACCCTGGGACCTCATGCCCATTACTACCTGGTCTTTCTCCGAACCGGCCCCGGGAAACGGACCGGCGGGATCAGTGCCCTGATCGTCCCCCGCGATGCCCCGGGTTTGTCATTTGGGAAAAAAGAAAAGAAGATGGGGTTAGGGGGATCGGTGACTTCGGAAATGTTCTTTCAGAACGCCCGGGTTCCCAAAGAGAACCTGCTCCTTCATGAAGGGGAAGGGTGGAGGGTTTTATCCCGCCATGCCAACGTCATGCGGGTCTGGGGGGCGGCCTCTCTGGCCCTGGGGATAGCCGAAGGGGCCTATGAAGCGGCTTTGACCTTTGCCCAGGTTCGAACCCAGTTCAAACGGTTGATCGCCTCTTTTCAGGCGGTGCGCTTTATGCTGGCTGATATGAAGATGGCCATTGAAGCCACTAAATCCTTAATCTTTCGGACAGCGGCGATTATTGATAGCCGGGAAGGGACCTTCCGGGATATTGAGACCCTGGTTTCCATGTGTAAATGCTATGCTTCGGATATGGCCATGAAGGTGACCATTGATGCGGTCCAGATTTTCGGAGGGGCCGGCTACCTGAAAGGGTCACCGGTGGAGCGGATGATGCGGGACGCCAAGGCGGTCCAGATTTTTGATGGGTCCAACCAGATCCAGAGGATGATTGTATCGAAGAATATTATTTTGGATTAA